In the Bicyclus anynana chromosome 6, ilBicAnyn1.1, whole genome shotgun sequence genome, one interval contains:
- the LOC112051047 gene encoding gloverin-like, protein MNLECECRWPNLNWANERVRSPHVQVFSEVTMQILYILPAVFFAVVAQDFAALDTYPEWYVQNHLRERRDVTLDKKIGDGRVFGTLGQNDAGLFGKGGYEHQIFNDNRGKLDGQVYGTRVLGPYGDSSHLGGALKWQNPNAAASLDVSRQIHGGTSYQAAAGGRWPVGKNGDFSFQGTYGRQHGLPREYGGLANFNYHW, encoded by the coding sequence atgaatctggaatgtgaatgtagatggcctaacctaaactgggcgaacgaaagagttcgttcgccacacgtACAAGTTTTTAGTGAAGTCACAATGCAGATCCTTTACATTTTACCAGCAGTTTTCTTCGCTGTCGTTGCTCAGGACTTTGCTGCTTTAGACACATACCCAGAATGGTACGTGCAGAACCACCTGAGAGAAAGAAGAGACGTCACTCTTGACAAGAAGATTGGAGATGGCCGTGTCTTCGGCACCCTCGGCCAGAACGACGCCGGTTTGTTCGGGAAAGGCGGATACGAGCACCAGATATTTAACGACAACCGCGGTAAACTTGACGGACAGGTGTACGGGACACGAGTGTTGGGTCCTTATGGCGATTCCTCCCACTTAGGAGGCGCCCTCAAATGGCAGAACCCTAATGCTGCTGCGTCTCTAGATGTTAGCAGACAGATCCATGGAGGAACTTCGTACCAAGCGGCGGCGGGTGGGAGGTGGCCCGTTGGGAAAAACGGTGACTTCTCATTCCAGGGCACTTATGGTAGACAGCACGGTTTACCACGCGAGTACGGTGGTTTGGCCAATTTTAACTACCATTGGTGA